One Hordeum vulgare subsp. vulgare chromosome 4H, MorexV3_pseudomolecules_assembly, whole genome shotgun sequence DNA window includes the following coding sequences:
- the LOC123447794 gene encoding 50S ribosomal protein L25, translated as MAQCLRGKGGAAAVGEALRKVAPWRRAASASYHHTIQAVPRETAGPRAAARERRNGNVPAVLLTLAGPGPGEGVAHRKLLTTDKKQLAEMLKQSPYFLSTPVRLQVRAGERSTAVVHSGTVLPIKVQTDESTGNILNLVMVEADEGTMLKVNLPVVFKGEDVCPGLKKGGFLQKIRTSLVYLCPAEHIPPKIEVDLTNVDIGDRVLMQDIPVHPSLKLLSKNETMPVCKVLSSKPAE; from the exons ATGGCGCAGTGTCTCCGGGGCAAGGGCGGCGCCGCCGCCGTCGGGGAGGCGCTCCGCAAGGTGGCCCCGTGGCGGCGGGCGGCCTCGGCGTCGTACCACCACACGATCCAGGCGGTGCCGCGTGAGACGGCCGGCCCGCGCGCGGCGGCGCGCGAGCGCCGCAACGGCAACGTCCCGGCCGTGCTGCTCACCCTCGCCGGCCCCGGGCCCGGGGAAGGGGTCGCCCACCGGAAGCTCCTTACCACCGACAAGAAGCAGCTCGCGGAGATGCTGAAGCAGTCGCCCTACTTCCTCTCCACCCCGGTCCGCCTCCAGGTCCGCGCCGGCGAGCGATCCACCGCCGTCGTGCACTCTGGCACCGTGCTCCCCATCAAG GTGCAGACAGATGAATCAACAGGGAATATATTGAACTTGGTGATGGTGGAAGCAGATGAAGGAACAATGCTGAAGGTGAATTTGCCCGTAGTGTTCAAGGGGGAGGATGTCTGCCCTGGGTTAAAGAAAG GTGGGTTCTTGCAGAAAATCAGGACCAGTTTGGTGTATCTCTGCCCGGCCGAGCACATCCCTCCAAAAATCGAGGTGGACCTCACAAATGTTGACATTGGGGATAGAGTGTTAATGCAGGACATCCCCGTCCATCCATCGCTCAAGTTACTGAGTAAAAACGAGACGATGCCCGTCTGTAAGGTCCTGTCCTCCAAGCCAGCCGAGTAG